The Tenebrio molitor chromosome 5, icTenMoli1.1, whole genome shotgun sequence genome segment aatttgcaaaggGATGGAAAtatatctaataataatctaatCGATCAAGTGACTAATTGGATGATAAACGGATACCTTTAAAATAAAGGTAAATAGAGgtttttatcttacaggtggagtttttgagctgccttagaccattgttttcggcgacagaagtcaaattttaatcacaagtgagataaagtactcactagtgagtaaatttgacagctgtcattttacttgaatgaaacttcgtttcttggattttttgcaatagttgTACCTGTAAGACAAAACGTCGTGTATCACACGTGATCGAAATgccattatgaaactcgtAAGAAATGTTCCACTCGTGCGCAAGCGCACTCGTCggtcaaaattctcactcttgtataatgatgcatttctatcacttataatataatatactattcttaaaaaagtaaacgttatatgtatttatttttcgaatttgcgtctctaatatGGGCCGGCTCCGGGTCGGATCCAGGTGGGTTCCGGGGcgtctttttatttaaacacaaatacaAATAGATGTCGCGTAATGACAACTGaaaattgtcttaataaaaGCAGTCttggattcattaaaaaataaattctgttGAAAATGAGAAGAGACCAGGAAGACCAATCTCGATGTCTAGCTCCGAAAATATTAATGCAGTTTATGACATGATATTGGCAGACCGACGAATTGGATTGAAACACAAAGCTGAGACACTAGAAATTTCGTATGAACGTGTCCATCACATAATTTACGTCGATTTAgatatgaaatttttttttggcaaaatGGATTCCCAAATGCTTGAATGCAGATCAAAAGTGAGCACGGGTGGAAGCATCGCGCTCAATCTGTACCCGTTTTGAAGAAGATGTAGACTTTTTGAGCCGTGTTGTGACCATGATTGAAACTTGGGTTTATTTTTTCGACCCAGAAACAAAACAGCAGTCGATGGAATGGAAGCATCGTGGTTCTACAAGACCAAAGAAACTGCGAGCACAAAAATTATCTGGAAAAGTTCTTGCTTCAGTTTTTTGGGATATTCGTGGAGTAATTATGctagattattaaaaaaagggCCAGACAATAACTGAAGCATTACTAACCAGCTTACAAGAGAAAATCAAGGAAAAGAGACGAGCCATGTTACCGATAGGTGTGTTGTTTTTGCAGGTTAATGCATCTGCACAAAAATCACACATTGGCATGAAAATAATTCGGGATTTAGGGTTCGAATTACTCGAAAACCGGCCCTAGTCTCCATATCTAGCTCCCTTGGACTACCATCTGTACgctcaattgaaaaaaagtcTAAAAggacatatatttttttgcaaggaAGACGTAATAGAAGCTGTGGAGGTATAGTTTGCAGAgcaagaaaaaacatttttttaaagggTTACGGGCATTAAAGGCCGCTGTACTAAGTGTATTAATTTAAGAGGAGACAacgttgaataataaaatattttgagtttcAAATTTTAGTTGCTTCTATAGTAGGCTAAGAACATATCAATACGCCCTCGTAATATCCATTTTTAGAATCtacgtctctaataggtctattgttgtattcaatttggagtcgtttatggctatctcttaaagcacttgtagtttaatagatctctaagaaaatttttatcaatatttcagtgtattattgtcatttacaccaaaaaatttccaatattaATCTACAaattctactttttaacatatgttgcagatgtagttgcatccgttaccttgaattaccaattaatacaaaattccctagaattgagattttaatttttttatttaaaaattaaaacaagagtgcaaattctaaaaaataacataaaaaactcgttttataagggcattggcgcactcctCCCATACAAAACTTCCcttacgggtcgttttctacactgggactcgtgcgccaaatcaacccttataaaactcgttctttaattaATACTATTTGCGCACTTAGCTCAATTGCGCCGGGACTTTATAGCGTTGTACCGTTGAGAATTTcctcaataaaatttccgTACAACCAACAGTTTCTAAGATATGGCCGTTAATATACTTGTCTGTTTACGAACCAATTCAACTTTGGTCAGGGTGACTTAATTTTGCTCTACTACTATTACatttatttcacaatttttacattaaacttTCCTTATCTAAACTGAATGTTTTTTacgataaaattaattttcatatttcgAGTTACAACTAATCAGAGATAAATCTGTGAGAGCAAATAATCAACATGTTATGTTTGGATATttcgtcataactcgaaaaataaattgattaaaaacattttccaaaGAAGACTCATTTAGTAAAAccagttcaatacaaaattataTATTCCTGGAtcgataattttataaaaatgaggATGATACTCGTAGTTTCTTAAATATGCATTTTCGTATTCGGAGATGTATTTTTCTGTGAggtgtaaatattttcaggAAATACAGGTATGTGGTTTGATAAAATATCCCCCATGCATGAcaaattgtcgataatttCTTCCCGTGAGCATTACCAACCTCAAGAAAATTAACGACAACTTGGCATGTACCCGAGATAGTAGGTACTACAGAAAATTTCAAAGATTATGTAGTCTGCGGAATGACACTTGATTATTgcttttagaaattataaaaaagaaatgttaAGAACAAATCAGCTACAGGAGTATCTCTCTTATAATTTTATATCCCCAGTTAGATTaacgaataaaatatttatcattttatagtctgaattaaaattaatgggaAACTGCTTCTGCAATATCActtcaaatgtattttttaaaaggtaATTTTGTCATGTGAGGAGGCtaaagaatttttgtaaaacgttTACGGCAATTCTTTTTCCTTAATCCTCGAAAGGTGTGCAAACTGTCCGCAATAAACAGAATTTGAagatattttagcatccattTTAGACAGTTTTTATACagcgtgtaacagaaataagtacattaattttaactggtaataaaactcatcaagagtaacaacttttcaaaaaaaaaaaatttttcgtaaaCGTTCTCGTTAatgagttaaaattgtttaaaattttccaaaaatttcgcTACCCGCCACTGGAGACCAGAAGTGACTATAAATGTGACGACCGTTTCTAAGCATTTTTACGAAATCAAAATACTGCCCATTATTAGAACCTGTGCTTAGAAAGTTTACACAAACgcctcgttaatttatgggaGGAGAATGCTAAACAAAATTGccgatttggaaaaaatggtacatagaaaaattgttcatcaTGACGAGTTCTGctactggttaaaattaatgtatgtacttatttctgttacaccctgtatatgtacagAGTATTTGTTATGTAGCCAACAAAGATAGGGATCGTAAGGAAAATAGTCTGCACAAGACAGATGTTTATTTAGCGCGCTCGCGTGGGTAAATTCTCCACTTGTAAATAGCAGTATTTATGCACATGttgcgtaaataactatttcgatTTCAGTTGCCTAATCTGTTGTAGTTTATCGCAATAACTTACAGAGTAATTCGGAAAAAACGAAGCGTCATTTTAATCTGTTTTATTGCATTCTTTCCAAAATAATACTTTTATCTGGCGAGTAATACTTCACATTTTacttataatttaataacaatatttttgcgAATCAGATAATATAATAAGTATATGTTGCatgagtaataaattaaataaattatttaattatggaAATATCGTCCATCAAGTGCAACTCCTTGATAAAAAGAAAGTATTCATTGCGCTGCACTACTAATATCACTTTTTAGTACTTTTTACAAGTCCGTCGAATTCTCTTCCTCGTTCTCCATCGATTCGTACTCAATTTCTTCCGGATCGTCGTCCGGCATTTCGCTCTCAATTTCCAACTCATCTATGTTGACCACATCGAACTGAACAGATTTTCTCCTTTCGAGAGGATCGTCGTCAGTGGTGGTCTCACCGACGACCTCGTCGTTCAAAGGATACTTTATAACCCCGGTCGGTCTCCTCGTAGGGTggtcaatttttttgctaaaaaatattgtctgCAGTGTTTGATGGTTCAGTCAGGCGGACGACGAAGAAAACAGCGGTAAGTACatcataatttattaaaattctgatcacaaaaaataattttaacttaGATTTAATGCTTATtcaactaattaaaattaatatttagtaTGCATATGCTGCTCtcctgaaaatttaaatttcgaatTAGTCAACATATCACCATTATTGTTTGTGTTCAGAAAAGTAATGTCGTGTTCTGTGGAGTGATTAGTCGTAGTCTGTTGTGTGTGTTTGTGTGAAAGCGGTATCTGTCTACTCACGTGTCGGTGCTGTTGCTGTTTTTCCTGAACCGTTCCGACAGGCGAGGACCCTCGTCCATGTTACTGTAGTTGTTACCTCTCCTACGAGAAAAATGTAGTTCAAAGTTTCAATCCTTTCATGTCACTCACTTGAACTTTAGATAGTAGAACACTGCACTTCCTACCAACGAGGCCACCAACAGGACCGCCAACACTGCAACTGCTGCGATCAGTCCGGTCTTGTCGTCGCTGGAGTCGTCGCTATCGCCACCTAAAATCGCACACTTGCACTTGCACCGTCACTAATCCACGAGATACCAACCATTACGTTGACTCTTCGGGAGTTTTACTATTAAAGTCGCTTTGACCGTCTCTGTAACGTTTGTCTCTTTGGTCGCTACTATGTCCACGGATATTGCCGATTCGGTGTTGACAATATTGTCCGGGAGAGTGTCCGCCTTGGTGATCGTCACTGTAGAATCTTGCCGAGTCGCCTTAAAATATTTACTAAAATCTGTAAAGAGATAGGTCAGGAAGAACGTCGCTATTCAATCATTTGTCACAAACCTCCCTCCAGAGCAACATCGACCTCTGAATCTCCCTCAATAGTGATAGTCGTTGCAACTGTAAGTATGTAGTTGCCGTCTTCATCAAGCGAGTAACTTGCTAGGTAAGAGTTGCTATCGAAGTTGAAGCTTGCGGGTGCGACCTTCTTCGGAAGGTGGATCACCAATGCGGCTTCGCCTGGACTAGCAACACCTTCCAGTTTAGCTGTCAGAGTTACAACAAGTGAGGCTTGATCGTCTGTTATTTCTAAAGGCAGGTTCTTCAAGACTGTTATCTTCCAATGATCTTCTTCAGCTTCGATTTGCAGATATTCTTTGTTATTATCATCTGAAAGCTTCACCTGTAGagatttttaattgtaaacacGTGGCCTACCTATTGTCAAAGTGAGTTTGCTGGGATCGTCGACATTTTGAATCTGGATCGGTCCATCATCGATTGTTATTTCATCTGCATCATCTTTATGTATAGTGTAGGTAGCAGTGTAAGTTAATTTAGTGAATTCAGGACCTTCCGAATCGTctaaaatcgaaaaaatatgtagttccTTTTGTTTGGGAAAATGACCAGAAACTACCTTGTTGTTTCGGGAGTTTGACGACCAGTGTCGCTGTTGCTTCGTCTGTATCTTGAGTGGCTTTGATACCAACAGAGATGACAGCATTGTTTTCGAGAACATCGGAGGAAAGTGGACTCTTCAAGGTAATCGTCACTTTCTGATCGGCGTACGCAGCACTGAATGAATCTTTATAATCTGCAAGTTGAACAAGAAGATAAGTTTCTGCTCAGGTCGAAGTGAAAGTACTGACCTCCTGTCAAATCGATTTTGGGATCATCTCTTTTAACACCATCAATTACTATATCGGATTCAATGGACAACTCGTTCTCGGTGGAGTAGTCACCCATGTAAACGTTGGTTTCAAAGTGGAATTCACTTGCCGCAACTTTCTGCGGCATGTTAACAACCAGTCCTGCTTCACCGCTGACTGTGACTCCGGACTTGGTCGCTGTGAGCGTCAAAAGGATCGAAATGTTGTCGTCGACCACAGTTTGTGGCAAATTATTTGCAACCGTTAGTTCCCAGTGATCAGTCTTAGGAGCGACAGTGAAGCAATCCTCGTTATCTAAAACCATAGAAATATGCATTTGCCCGAATAGAAACTGGGGCAAACACTAACCTCCACTTAGCTTGACTTCAATGTCTTTGACATCATCAActcctttaatttttatttggaccGATGTCACTGTGCCTTTGTCGTTCTGGTCGAGCGAGTACGTGGTCGCGTATACAACCTCTTCGAACTCCGGAGCATTGATCACGTCTTGCAGTGGCAAGCTGACGATGACCGTGGCTTTGCCCTTATCGGTGACATCAGTCTTTGAAGCTTCGAGAACCAGAACAATCTCGCTTTTGGTTGTCAAGATGTCGTCAGAAAGGTCCTGGGCCACTGACAATGTGCACTTGGTGTCTTGACAATCGACCGCAAAGTTGTCTTTGTAATCTGAAAATGTTGCAAAATAAACATAGCCGAGTTATTTGGACAGGAACTAGCATGACGAAAACACGTGCGCAATAGCGACCTACATACCCTCCGTCTGTATGGCAACTGTGGCGCCGCTGGTGACGACGATTTCTGAAAGAAGTTCGACAGTGTCGTCATTGTCGCCGTCGGATTTCGTGTAAGCACCCTCGTAGATGTCTTGACCAAATGCGATCGCTTCCTCGGCTATTTTTGGAAGTTTGACGACAAGCGTAGCGGTACCGTCCCCTTTTGAGTTGTCCAAATGTGCCGATAACACTATATTAAGTTCCGTGTTAGCTTTCAAAACAGTATCGTCCAAATTTTTGTCCAATGTGATGGTCCACTCAGCTTTGTCTGTGTCATGTGTGAGCTTGAAATTGTCAGCATAATCTTGTAGTGTCACTTTTGTTAGTGCGTCGTCAGCTGGGACCGTAATAGAGATTGGATCGCAAGTCACTTGATGAGTACCTTCGCTGTCGATGGTATACTCTGCCGTGTAGTATGTCTCCGTGAATCTCGGTGCTTCTTTCAGGTCTTGAGTCGGCAAAGACATAATGATTGTAGTCCTTCCCACTTCTGCACTTCCTGTCAACGACGCTTCCAAAGTCACGTAAATTTCTTTCTGGTTGTTCAAAATATCGTCGTCTAGTTTCTGCTGCACGACCAGTTGCCAAGCATCTCCATCAAGTGTCGGTTCAAAGTTAGCGACGTAATCTAGAAAACCACGATGGAGCTTTCCCACAGACACACTCTCTTAGTACTCACAGTCCACCACTGCAACCGTAGTGTCAGATGCGTGGTCGCTGACGATGGCGACAGAAGTTGCATCGGGGATTTCAACGGTGTCGTCAGCGTCTGCTTCGTGTTTGTAAGTTGCGGTGTAATAAGCTTCACTGAATTTTGGTACCACATCTGAGGTTTTCGCTGGCATTTTCACCACCAAACTGGCCGAACTGTGATCGAGGGCGCGGTCAACAGTTGCGTCCAAGACAACGTATATCTCGCTTTGCTTATCGACAACGTCCGTATCAAGAAGAGTATTTACTTTGACGGAATAAGTTTTTGTGGCATCATCGTATGTTAAGTCGAAGTTGGCATCGTAGGCTACAAGATAGAAAAATCATTGTCGTGTGGTGTGTCTGGCGTGGAGTGTCAGTGTATCGCTCGGTACTTACGGGATTCTACCGAAACTGTAACTGAGCTTGGATCTTCGGCGTCTGTGGCGATTGTACCATCTTCAAGTGTGACCGTCGCGGCGTCATCCGTCACCTCGTATTTAGCCGTGTACATTACTTGAGTGAATTTAGGAGGTGACGGTGCGTCCGGTATGGTAATTATCACGGGAGCGCTGCTGGTGAGACTGCTTCCCTCCAAAGAGGCGACAAGAGTGATGACAACATCGTGCTGACTGTTCAGAACGTCTTCGTCCAAATTAGCTGTCAATGTGATCTCGTAAGGAGCGGTCGCAGAAATTGCGAAATTGTCTTTCAGATCTGGAAATTCGATTGTCAGTTTTAGACGTTGCTCCTCGTCTTCTCTTCTTACCCCCTGTCAAAGCGACGGTCGTTTCGGCAATATTGTCACCGTCTAAATCGATCGGACCGTTCTTCAACTCGATCGAGTGTGTTTTTTCTTCCAACTTGTAGTCTGCCTCGTAATAAGGTTGTGTGAACGCAGCTGGTGCAACTTTCTTCGGTAGTTTTATGACAAGAGTGGCGCTTCCGAAAGTGGTCGCACCCTCCGTGGACGCCTTCAAAGACAAAACAATATCGACTTCTTTGATCAGAGTTGCGTCGTCCAAATTCGACACGACCTCCAAGGTGTAAGTGTTGTCGTCAGCGTTGGGAACGATGTTAAAATTGTCAGAATATGCTGGAAAAGTTTAGATTAGTCCCTCGACGTGACCAGAGGATCGAGTGTGTCTCTGTGTGACAGATGCAGTGTAGCTACATGACATGAGAATGACTTTTATTGACATGAGAATGACTTTTATTTACTTCCTTCGACGGTCACAGTTGCTGCGACAGTCGCGTCTTCGAGGGTGATCACGTCGTCAAGAGTGACGATGTCGTTATCGTCTTCAATCGAATAAGTGGCCGTGTAGGAAGATTTCGCGAATTGCGGAGATGTTCCTGCTTCCTTCTTCGGCAGATCGAGCAAAATTGTGGCGAAGCCGTCGTCAGCACCGGCCAACGCGGCGTCCAAAATCAAAAGAATGTCAAGCTGGCCGTCGAGAACCGATTGGTCGAGCGGCGTTTCGACGCTGATGCTGTACGTGTCGTCTCCGTTTGGTTGCACTTTGAAGTTGTCTTTGTATGCTATAAATATCGCGTTTGGGGTTTTTGTCCGCAACTACCGGTCCAACTTACTTCCAGACACTGTGATCTCCACGCTGGAGTCGCCGTTCGCGAGACTTATGCTTTCGCCGTGAGTATCTATGGAGGCGGCGTCGTCGTCGAGTACGTAAGAGAACTCGTAAGCTGGTTGTGTGAATTTTAGCGTTTTGGAAGTCTCGACGTACGGCAGTTTCAGCGCGACCACTGCGGTCTCTACGTCTGTTGACTCCTTGAGGGAGACTTGCAATGTCAAAAGTATCTCTTGGTTTTCGTTTATTACGTCGTCCTCCACTGGCTTAATTACCGTTATTTGGGGATCAGCTGACAGATCAATCGCGAAATACTCAGCGTAGGCTACAACGACATAAATTATTGCTTGTGCTGTTGTGTTCAGATGTGTTTACTGCTCGATCGTTTACTCACAATCTGCAAAAGTGACGTCGACGACAGCGTCTGACGAACTCAGTGTGATGGGGCCGTCAGTTACTGACACACTGGGGTCTCCGTTCTCATCGACATTGTAGGTCGCACTGTAATagggtttcaaaaatttgggAGTGTTTACAGGATCAGTTTTCTCGATCTGTATGACCAAAGCGCTTGTTCCTGTGTCATCGGCGGCCCCGCCTGCGATAATTGCTTGCAGAGAAAAGATCTGATCCTCACCACTTTGTAGCACCGCGTCGGGCAAATTCTTTGTAACAGACACTTCCCACACGTTCGTGGTTGGATTTTCTTGTATGTCAAAGTACTCCGTTACTGCAAATtcaaatgtaatattttttcagtaTGTATCAGAGTGgaactgtatttttttaacaagagTGTCGTAATTCATGTGGAACTATTTGGTTTCTGTATTGTATTTTCAGTTCTCTTTTcattaacaataaattgtaatttgcctGGAGTAGGTATGTCTTTGTCTGTTCAGTTTCTGTGTTATGTTTTCAGTTCTTCTTGTGcatgttgttttatttggtGTTCTGCTGTGGCTGTATCTACTCACCTTCAGCAAAATTAACAGTAAACTGTAATTTGCATGGAGTAGGTATGTCTTTGTCTTTGTCTGTTCAGTTTCTGTGTTATGTTTCTAGTTCTCCTTGTGcatgttgttttatttggtGTTTTGCTGTGGCTGTATCTACTCACCTTCAGCAAAGTTAACAGTGACAGTTTGATCTTCAGGAGACGCTATTGTGATTGGTGACTTTAGGGTCACTTTTGCATTTTGATCACTGTCAACTTCATATTTTCCAATGTAATAGGCTTTACTAAATTTCGGAATATCCGATGTTGCCGCTTTAGGCAATGTTATGACCAGCACACTTACACCCGCTTTGCTACCGCTCGTTGTAGCTTCcagatttaaaatgatgtcCTCGGCCTTGTCCAAAACATCTTGTGGTAAGTTTTGTACCACTGCTACTACACAAGTTTTGGTTTCGGGATCAATACTAAGGCTAAAGTAATCCAAATCTGGGGAAATTATCAACATATAAATGACAACACGAGAGTGTCTGTGGTGGATGACGATGTGGTGTGTGCAGTGTTGTGTTTCGGTGTTTACTGTATTTTTTACATAACTCACATTCACTATCTTCCAAGGCAACAGTAACGCTGTCACTTGGAGTTACGGTAATTGGACCGTCGGTGATTGTTATCGTTCCTTTTTCACTGTCCACTGTATACTGGGCAGTATAATGTGGTTGACCAAACACTGGAATCTCCGGAGCTTGTACTGTAATGATCAAAACGCTCTCTCCGGGATCTACTGCTTCCCCCCCTTCGACAGTTGCCTCTAGTGTGAGAACATATTCTGCACCTGATTCCAAAACGTCTTGAGGCAAATCTTTAATAACGTTAACGACCCACGTTCCATCATCGAGCACCAGTTCAAAGTTATCGGAGGCTGTAGaaataatttagaattatTGCCAAGTTTTGATCAGTCTCTTCGCGTGTGTGCTGATTGATTTTCGAAGGAAGTGGTGTTTGTTTTGGTGTTGGTTCAGTACTCACATTCCTTCAGAGTGATGTCAACAGTTGCACCTGCTGATGTCGCTGCAATAGGCCCATTACTTAATTCCACCGTGCCATGGTCTTCTACAACTTTGTAGCTAGCAGTGTAATATGCTTCAGAAAATTTTGGAACTTGAGTTTCTGCTACCGGAGGAAGAGCTATGACCAATGTGGCAAATCCTTGATTATCGTCTTGTCCAGTAACTATTGCTGACAAAGAAAGAAGAATATCTCCGCCTTTAGCTAGATCCTCTTGGGCTAGATTTTTTGTAACTGTGATTATCCAGTGATCTTCTTTTAGAGCAACTCCAAAGTTATCCGAGCCTGTAAGAATTCTCTAGTGTTACAAGATTCTTGTTTACTCGGTGTGTTTTCTTTTAGCATTGTGTATTTATATTCTTGCATTGTTTATTTGAGACGTTGTTATTATGTCAGTTGCGTATTTGTGTGTTTGGTGTTTGTGCTGAAGATACTCACTGTCAACTAGTGCAACTAGTGCATCTGTTGGTTCTGTTGCTATGGGACCGTTTGATATCGTAACTGTATCAAGTTCGCCTTGTGTGTTAACTGCGTAATCTGCAGTGTAGTAAACTTGTGAAAATAAGGGTACCTCCGCTTGTTTAACTGGAGGAAGTGCTATGATCAATGTGGCAAATCCTTGAATATCGTCTTGTCCAGTAACTGTTGCTGACAAAGAAAGAACAATTTCTCCGCCTTTATCTAGATCTTCTTGGGCTAGATTTGTTGTAACTGTGATTATCCAGTGATCGTCTTCTTTAGTAACTTTAAAGTTACCGTTACCTGAGCCTGTAAGAATTCTCTAGTGTTACGAGATTATTCAAAAAGACATTGTTGTCGGATGTGATATGAATCTCTGTACTGTGTGTTAGTTTATGTGTGTTGTGTAGAGTTTGAGTGTGTTAAGATACTCACTCTCATCTAGAGCAACATTTACTACTTCTTCTGTTGGATTTAATGTAATAGGACCGTCTTCTATCGTAACTGTGTCAGCTTGGCCTTCTTCTGTGTTAACTACATAATTTGCAGAGTAGTGAATTTGTGTAAACGATGGTACTTCGATAACTTTCACTTCCGGCAGTTTGACAACCAACGCTGTGTATCCCTTGCCTACACTTACTGAACTA includes the following:
- the LOC138130182 gene encoding protocadherin Fat 1-like isoform X2: MKFKLVLFIFTAVIAKCYSADDGGCGLEGPNLDWQSNLCIFDAISDVDTLNEQFTFTDTLEVTTTDNGTASSYLDIEVDQDNKILLVKTNDNFINFDNDTPTSASTEIIISVTATLKCPKGDSKLTFSIPVEDTNNNKPTFLNPTYEYSMPMPLVPKIDLTNFGDLIIAEDLDFSNKKITFTVDPSDVFQVESVATSDTKQFRTSLKVAQYQRFSEDTVVTITATDEGTPTSSSTTTVTIKVDQELSLPDIPTFKNAVYKFEYSESEGVPAVKALGDPITVTTSDATVTDVTIEDNNYVTAVFDQTTSQVSIDTTGTPIGLTTESVMLFELTVTLNKNPTDSSKTIILLEIPNDNVITVPTFSEPFYTAQYLTESDPHTIKLDEGQEISITEKEDVDITLSGDDHFSINYDTDAGKWQLNVVTNLEEDVLKKGQDIILTLEASVKDSSVSVGKGYTALVVKLPEVKVIEVPSFTQIHYSANYVVNTEEGQADTVTIEDGPITLNPTEEVVNVALDESSGNGNFKVTKEDDHWIITVTTNLAQEDLDKGGEIVLSLSATVTGQDDIQGFATLIIALPPVKQAEVPLFSQVYYTADYAVNTQGELDTVTISNGPIATEPTDALVALVDSSDNFGVALKEDHWIITVTKNLAQEDLAKGGDILLSLSAIVTGQDDNQGFATLVIALPPVAETQVPKFSEAYYTASYKVVEDHGTVELSNGPIAATSAGATVDITLKESSDNFELVLDDGTWVVNVIKDLPQDVLESGAEYVLTLEATVEGGEAVDPGESVLIITVQAPEIPVFGQPHYTAQYTVDSEKGTITITDGPITVTPSDSVTVALEDSEYLDYFSLSIDPETKTCVVAVVQNLPQDVLDKAEDIILNLEATTSGSKAGVSVLVITLPKAATSDIPKFSKAYYIGKYEVDSDQNAKVTLKSPITIASPEDQTVTVNFAEVTEYFDIQENPTTNVWEVSVTKNLPDAVLQSGEDQIFSLQAIIAGGAADDTGTSALVIQIEKTDPVNTPKFLKPYYSATYNVDENGDPSVSVTDGPITLSSSDAVVDVTFADSYAEYFAIDLSADPQITVIKPVEDDVINENQEILLTLQVSLKESTDVETAVVALKLPYVETSKTLKFTQPAYEFSYVLDDDAASIDTHGESISLANGDSSVEITVSGTYKDNFKVQPNGDDTYSISVETPLDQSVLDGQLDILLILDAALAGADDGFATILLDLPKKEAGTSPQFAKSSYTATYSIEDDNDIVTLDDVITLEDATVAATVTVEGTYSDNFNIVPNADDNTYTLEVVSNLDDATLIKEVDIVLSLKASTEGATTFGSATLVIKLPKKVAPAAFTQPYYEADYKLEEKTHSIELKNGPIDLDGDNIAETTVALTGDLKDNFAISATAPYEITLTANLDEDVLNSQHDVVITLVASLEGSSLTSSAPVIITIPDAPSPPKFTQVMYTAKYEVTDDAATVTLEDGTIATDAEDPSSVTVSVESPYDANFDLTYDDATKTYSVKVNTLLDTDVVDKQSEIYVVLDATVDRALDHSSASLVVKMPAKTSDVVPKFSEAYYTATYKHEADADDTVEIPDATSVAIVSDHASDTTVAVVDYYVANFEPTLDGDAWQLVVQQKLDDDILNNQKEIYVTLEASLTGSAEVGRTTIIMSLPTQDLKEAPRFTETYYTAEYTIDSEGTHQVTCDPISITVPADDALTKVTLQDYADNFKLTHDTDKAEWTITLDKNLDDTVLKANTELNIVLSAHLDNSKGDGTATLVVKLPKIAEEAIAFGQDIYEGAYTKSDGDNDDTVELLSEIVVTSGATVAIQTEDYKDNFAVDCQDTKCTLSVAQDLSDDILTTKSEIVLVLEASKTDVTDKGKATVIVSLPLQDVINAPEFEEVVYATTYSLDQNDKGTVTSVQIKIKGVDDVKDIEVKLSGDNEDCFTVAPKTDHWELTVANNLPQTVVDDNISILLTLTATKSGVTVSGEAGLVVNMPQKVAASEFHFETNVYMGDYSTENELSIESDIVIDGVKRDDPKIDLTGDYKDSFSAAYADQKVTITLKSPLSSDVLENNAVISVGIKATQDTDEATATLVVKLPKQQDDSEGPEFTKLTYTATYTIHKDDADEITIDDGPIQIQNVDDPSKLTLTIDDNNKEYLQIEAEEDHWKITVLKNLPLEITDDQASLVVTLTAKLEGVASPGEAALVIHLPKKVAPASFNFDSNSYLASYSLDEDGNYILTVATTITIEGDSEVDVALEGDFSKYFKATRQDSTVTITKADTLPDNIVNTESAISVDIVATKETNVTETVKATLIVKLPKSQRNGGDSDDSSDDKTGLIAAVAVLAVLLVASLVGSAVFYYLKFKRGNNYSNMDEGPRLSERFRKNSNSTDTRAAYAY